From the genome of Ornithobacterium rhinotracheale, one region includes:
- the ybeY gene encoding rRNA maturation RNase YbeY, producing the protein MIQFFYETEDFTLEDSQVFADWLNACAERHGYEIEDINYIFCDDEYLLAINQKHLDHDYYTDIITFDYGDEQVLSGDIFISIDRVSDNAFEYSSDFEAELGRVMIHGLLHMMGYKDKTEEEKQEMRNKEDECLQLIFNDFDEEE; encoded by the coding sequence ATGATTCAATTTTTTTATGAAACAGAAGATTTTACTTTAGAAGATTCACAAGTTTTTGCAGATTGGCTAAATGCTTGTGCCGAGAGACATGGTTATGAGATAGAAGATATTAATTATATATTTTGTGATGATGAGTATCTTTTAGCAATTAACCAAAAACATTTAGACCACGATTATTATACAGATATTATCACCTTTGATTACGGAGATGAGCAGGTACTCTCGGGCGATATTTTCATTAGTATTGACCGCGTTTCGGATAATGCTTTTGAATATTCTTCAGATTTTGAAGCCGAACTAGGGCGTGTTATGATACACGGACTTCTACACATGATGGGCTATAAGGATAAAACTGAGGAAGAGAAACAAGAAATGAGAAATAAAGAAGATGAATGTTTACAATTAATTTTTAATGATTTTGACGAAGAAGAGTAA